One genomic region from Haloterrigena gelatinilytica encodes:
- the glyA gene encoding serine hydroxymethyltransferase: MEHEHVRDVDPAVADALEGEVDRQRETLQMIASENHVSQAVIDAQGSALTNKYAEGYPGSRYYGGCEYADEVEQLAIDRATELFGAEHVNVQPHSGTQANQAVYFAMLEPGDKILSLDLNHGGHLSHGHPANFVGQLYEVEQYEVDAETGYLDYEGLAEHAEEFEPDIIVSGYSAYPREIEWERIQEAADSVGALHLADIAHITGLVAAGVHPSPVGTADFVTGSTHKTIRSGRGGIVMCDEEYADDIDSAVFPGGQGGPLMHNIAGKAVGFKEALEPEFEEYAEQTVANAKALGESLAENGFSLVSEGTDNHLVLVDLRESHPDTSGGDAEEALEEAGIVLNGNTVPGETRSPFDPSGIRAGTPALTTRGFDEEDCRKVGDLITRVVDAPEDEAVIEAVREEVATLCDANPLYE; the protein is encoded by the coding sequence ATGGAGCACGAGCACGTACGGGACGTCGATCCCGCCGTCGCCGATGCACTCGAGGGAGAGGTCGACCGCCAACGAGAGACGCTGCAGATGATCGCCAGCGAGAACCACGTCAGTCAGGCGGTCATCGACGCGCAGGGCAGCGCCCTGACGAACAAGTACGCCGAGGGGTACCCCGGCTCGCGCTACTACGGCGGCTGCGAGTACGCCGACGAGGTCGAACAGCTGGCCATCGACCGCGCGACCGAGCTGTTCGGCGCCGAGCACGTCAACGTCCAGCCCCACTCGGGCACGCAGGCCAACCAGGCCGTCTACTTCGCGATGCTCGAGCCCGGCGACAAGATCCTCTCGCTGGATCTCAACCACGGCGGGCACCTGAGCCACGGCCACCCGGCGAACTTCGTCGGGCAGCTCTACGAGGTCGAACAGTACGAGGTCGACGCCGAGACGGGCTACCTCGACTACGAGGGGCTGGCCGAACACGCCGAGGAGTTCGAGCCGGACATCATCGTCTCCGGCTACTCCGCGTACCCGCGCGAAATCGAGTGGGAGCGCATCCAGGAGGCCGCCGACAGCGTCGGCGCGCTCCACCTCGCGGACATCGCCCACATCACCGGCCTCGTCGCCGCCGGCGTCCACCCCTCGCCGGTCGGCACCGCCGACTTCGTTACCGGCTCGACCCACAAGACGATCCGCTCGGGTCGGGGCGGCATCGTCATGTGCGACGAGGAGTACGCCGACGACATCGACTCGGCGGTCTTCCCCGGCGGACAGGGCGGCCCGCTCATGCACAACATCGCGGGCAAGGCGGTCGGCTTCAAGGAAGCCCTCGAGCCCGAGTTCGAGGAGTACGCCGAGCAGACCGTCGCCAACGCGAAGGCCCTCGGCGAGAGCCTCGCGGAGAACGGCTTCTCGCTGGTTTCGGAGGGCACGGACAACCACCTCGTCCTCGTCGACCTCCGCGAGAGCCACCCCGACACCTCCGGCGGCGACGCCGAGGAGGCCTTAGAGGAGGCCGGCATCGTCCTCAACGGAAACACGGTCCCCGGCGAGACGCGCTCGCCGTTCGATCCCTCGGGCATCCGCGCGGGCACCCCCGCGCTGACCACCCGCGGCTTCGACGAGGAGGACTGCCGCAAGGTGGGTGACCTGATCACCCGCGTCGTCGACGCTCCCGAGGACGAGGCCGTCATCGAGGCGGTCCGCGAGGAAGTCGCGACGCTGTGTGACGCGAACCCGCTGTACGAGTAG